The proteins below come from a single Oerskovia jenensis genomic window:
- the speD gene encoding S-adenosylmethionine decarboxylase, with product MPTDPVNRNLVYVFDVLGGDPALLDDETTVRTCLSQLVDGAGLTPLGETSHRFEPQGFSMATLLAESHLAVHTWPEDGTAYVTLTTCRAPSSGSFEDDTRSLLRETFSAADVTVRTLL from the coding sequence GTGCCGACCGACCCGGTCAACCGCAACCTCGTCTACGTCTTCGACGTCCTCGGCGGCGACCCCGCTCTCCTCGACGACGAGACGACCGTCCGCACCTGCCTCTCGCAGCTCGTCGACGGTGCCGGGCTGACCCCTCTCGGCGAGACCTCGCACCGCTTCGAGCCGCAAGGTTTCAGCATGGCGACGCTCCTGGCCGAGTCCCATCTCGCGGTCCACACGTGGCCCGAGGACGGCACCGCCTACGTGACCCTCACGACCTGCCGCGCGCCGTCGTCGGGCAGCTTCGAGGACGACACGCGCAGCCTGCTGCGCGAGACCTTCTCGGCCGCCGACGTGACCGTCCGGACCCTCCTGTGA
- a CDS encoding DUF4178 domain-containing protein, with translation MSLGKHLIGAPPWRSLPQGVVVYGEKDPSDGVTYYWEEWEVLGYENLDFWVEYDHDTKGVTLYRPAESEEALDPTRMRVGQTLTLTVAGTKHRAVVSEVGVGTIVSLDGSFTYDLTPGQRVAYAELRANRTVFSLEKFDDRVIDLYQGTVLDAAGQKAHFGKRVAPRQGGVSPAVAVVALVAMGIGLFSACGDRDDDRDECTPRTVEQQYDASGDPLTTDQTCYRRSVYGGGGGGLGK, from the coding sequence ATGTCGCTCGGCAAGCACCTGATCGGCGCGCCGCCGTGGCGCTCGCTGCCGCAGGGCGTCGTCGTCTACGGCGAGAAGGACCCGAGCGACGGCGTGACGTACTACTGGGAGGAGTGGGAGGTCCTCGGGTACGAGAACCTCGACTTCTGGGTCGAGTACGACCACGACACGAAGGGCGTCACGCTCTACCGTCCCGCGGAGTCCGAGGAGGCGCTCGACCCGACGCGGATGCGCGTGGGACAGACCCTGACCCTCACGGTCGCCGGGACGAAGCACCGTGCGGTCGTCTCCGAGGTCGGCGTCGGGACCATCGTGTCGCTCGACGGCTCGTTCACGTACGACCTGACGCCGGGGCAGCGCGTCGCCTACGCCGAGCTCCGCGCGAACCGCACGGTGTTCTCGCTCGAGAAGTTCGACGACCGCGTCATCGACCTCTACCAGGGCACCGTCCTGGACGCCGCGGGTCAGAAGGCGCACTTCGGCAAGCGGGTCGCGCCGCGCCAGGGCGGGGTCAGTCCCGCGGTCGCGGTCGTGGCGCTCGTCGCGATGGGCATCGGGCTGTTCTCCGCGTGCGGCGACCGCGACGACGACCGCGACGAGTGCACGCCCCGCACGGTCGAGCAGCAGTACGACGCGAGCGGGGACCCCCTCACGACCGACCAGACCTGCTACCGCCGCTCGGTCTACGGCGGCGGTGGTGGCGGGCTCGGCAAGTAG
- a CDS encoding DUF350 domain-containing protein encodes MSIIDELRLDAFLSTIVYSVLGIVLLVLTIVVVNYLFKLNLHRELVDEHNTAFGIMIAGLAVAIGIIIAGTILS; translated from the coding sequence ATGAGCATCATCGACGAGCTGCGCCTCGACGCCTTCCTGTCCACGATCGTCTACTCGGTGCTGGGCATCGTCCTGCTCGTCCTGACGATCGTCGTCGTCAACTACCTCTTCAAGCTCAACCTGCACCGCGAGCTCGTCGACGAGCACAACACGGCCTTCGGGATCATGATCGCCGGGCTGGCCGTCGCCATCGGCATCATCATCGCGGGGACGATCCTCTCCTGA
- a CDS encoding polyamine aminopropyltransferase: MIGETHTATEPPAGGAGPAGGEPPVGDEPLAGAAPPSGRAMDKPTVFAAALLVAVGGIIYELILGTAASYLFGDSVVAFSVATGLTLFGMGIGSLLATRLASNPGLNFVRNEVGLALLGGSSVLILYAAFSLTEVYWLVFVLLSLALGVGIGIEIPLLVALLKENGRDESVGLLSKVLAVDYFGALAASLLFPFVMLPYLGLMRTAYAVALLNVLVAVFMLRRMGRRTRWTWFARLTVVLLVGCFAASSAIEGAINTRLYQDPVLYYESTAYQKLVLTSFGDDVRLYLSDQLQFSSLDEARYHETLAHATLTSVAAPASVAILGGGDGLLAREVLRYPSVREVTVVDLDPAVTELARTNRLVSDLNEHSFDDPRVSVVNGDAFRFMDTTDQTFDAILVDLVDPSNERIAKLYSTEFYAMVANHLRPGGVYATQATSSYFTPHAFWQVAATVRAGSPGRTVVPLSVNVPSFGEWGFVLSLPPVAGQGEVAAPGTLGPDGGARLFGATPLPQGLRFHTLDSLRATATLAGDHPGPEVAMQASTLLSPVVYRTYQQDMSRWRY; this comes from the coding sequence GTGATCGGCGAGACGCACACGGCGACCGAGCCGCCCGCGGGGGGCGCCGGGCCCGCGGGAGGCGAGCCGCCCGTCGGGGACGAGCCGCTCGCAGGCGCCGCGCCGCCGTCGGGCCGCGCCATGGACAAGCCGACCGTGTTCGCGGCCGCGCTGCTCGTCGCGGTCGGCGGGATCATCTACGAGCTGATCCTCGGCACGGCCGCCTCCTACCTGTTCGGCGACTCGGTCGTCGCGTTCTCGGTCGCGACGGGCCTGACGCTGTTCGGCATGGGGATCGGCTCGTTGCTCGCGACGCGCCTGGCCTCGAACCCGGGCCTGAACTTCGTGCGCAACGAGGTCGGGCTCGCGCTGCTCGGCGGCAGCTCGGTCCTGATCCTCTACGCGGCGTTCAGCCTGACCGAGGTCTACTGGCTCGTCTTCGTGCTGCTCTCGCTCGCGCTGGGCGTGGGGATCGGCATCGAGATCCCGTTGCTCGTCGCGCTGCTCAAGGAGAACGGGCGCGACGAGTCCGTGGGGCTGCTGTCGAAGGTCCTCGCGGTCGACTACTTCGGGGCGCTCGCGGCCTCCTTGCTCTTCCCGTTCGTCATGCTCCCGTACCTGGGGCTCATGCGGACGGCGTACGCGGTCGCGCTGCTCAACGTGCTGGTCGCGGTGTTCATGCTGCGGCGCATGGGGCGGCGCACGCGCTGGACCTGGTTCGCCCGGCTCACGGTCGTCCTCCTCGTGGGGTGCTTCGCGGCGTCGAGCGCGATCGAGGGCGCGATCAACACGCGGCTCTACCAGGATCCCGTCCTGTACTACGAGTCCACGGCGTACCAGAAGCTCGTCCTGACGAGCTTCGGCGACGACGTGCGGCTCTACCTGAGCGACCAGCTCCAGTTCTCCTCGCTCGACGAGGCGAGGTACCACGAGACCCTCGCGCACGCGACGCTCACCTCGGTCGCGGCGCCCGCGTCCGTCGCGATCCTCGGGGGAGGGGACGGTCTGCTCGCCCGCGAGGTCCTGCGGTACCCGAGCGTCCGCGAGGTCACGGTCGTCGACCTCGACCCGGCCGTGACCGAGCTCGCGCGCACCAACCGCCTCGTGAGCGACCTCAACGAGCACTCGTTCGACGACCCGCGGGTGAGCGTCGTCAACGGCGACGCGTTCCGGTTCATGGACACCACGGACCAGACGTTCGACGCGATCCTGGTGGATCTCGTCGACCCGTCGAACGAACGCATCGCCAAGCTGTACTCGACCGAGTTCTACGCCATGGTCGCCAACCACCTGCGGCCCGGGGGCGTGTACGCGACCCAGGCGACGTCGTCGTACTTCACGCCGCACGCGTTCTGGCAGGTCGCGGCGACCGTGCGCGCGGGCTCACCCGGGCGGACCGTGGTGCCGCTGTCGGTCAACGTGCCCTCGTTCGGGGAGTGGGGCTTCGTGCTGTCGCTGCCTCCCGTCGCCGGGCAGGGCGAGGTGGCGGCGCCCGGGACGCTCGGGCCCGACGGCGGAGCGCGCCTCTTCGGCGCCACGCCCCTTCCCCAGGGCCTGCGCTTCCACACGCTCGACTCGCTGCGGGCCACCGCGACGCTCGCGGGCGACCACCCGGGACCCGAGGTCGCCATGCAGGCCTCGACGCTGCTGTCGCCGGTCGTCTACCGGACCTACCAGCAGGACATGTCGCGCTGGCGGTACTGA